A genomic stretch from Coffea arabica cultivar ET-39 chromosome 10c, Coffea Arabica ET-39 HiFi, whole genome shotgun sequence includes:
- the LOC113714143 gene encoding F-box protein At3g07870-like codes for MVPVNDEDNMLLNLPSHIIIDILSRLSTKTLSRCRCVCKVWQKLLSEPEFSSFRILRPPTTSLMIHKNSDSSFNLLEFEDEPNYHDFYCVPGTKFEQPPKGLRQNCMSIFGSVEGLISFHEFGFQNPDTVYIWNPATQESITIQSAGGVMEFPNVTSYGFGLSSKTGEYKVVRIYQEVLEENLLHVTRSDCHVYTLGSQGCWRYTGHAPFLYSCRANGVFLNGNLHWLIRDPDAKEFISRFDLDKESFQPFPAPPELDELNLDSLELYQDCLSVCDNTSDCDIVIWVMKEYGVKKSWFKQFVINKHPIDLVGQYYEVVRILKVFMDGEILLMWRDDLLISFNSKTNSLQRIDMNRFICAPNESDEERFPCIEAVNYASSFLSLRRFEVEMVENTF; via the coding sequence ATGGTACCAGTGAATGATGAGGATAACATGTTGCTGAATCTGCCATCGCATATTATCATCGACATCCTTTCCAGACTGTCCACCAAAACTCTCTCCAGATGCCGCTGCGTTTGCAAGGTCTGGCAGAAGTTGCTTTCAGAGCCCGAGTTTTCCAGTTTTCGCATCTTAAGACCACCTACTACCAGCCTTATGATACATAAGAACTCCGATTCTTCCTTCAACCTGCTGGAATTTGAAGATGAGCCTAACTACCACGACTTTTACTGCGTACCAGGGACAAAATTCGAGCAGCCACCCAAAGGTCTGAGACAGAATTGTATGTCCATATTCGGTTCTGTCGAGGGATTGATTTCTTTTCATGAGTTTGGTTTCCAGAATCCAGATACAGTTTACATATGGAATCCGGCTACGCAAGAGTCCATCACTATTCAGAGCGCTGGAGGTGTAATggaatttcctaatgtaacgaGCTATGGATTCGGATTAAGCTCGAAAACTGGAGAGTACAAGGTGGTTAGGATTTACCAAGAAGTTTTGGAGGAGAATTTGTTGCATGTAACCAGATCTGATTGTCATGTTTACACACTTGGATCGCAAGGGTGTTGGAGATACACGGGGCACGCCCCATTCCTCTATAGTTGTCGAGCGAACGGAGTTTTTCTGAATGGTAATCTGCATTGGTTGATTCGTGATCCTGATGCCAAGGAATTCATTTCTCGTTTCGATCTAGACAAGGAGTCATTTCAGCCCTTTCCAGCTCCTCCTGAATTGGACGAACTAAATCTTGATAGCTTGGAGCTTTACCAAGATTGTCTGAGCGTGTGTGACAACACTTCAGACTGTGATATAGTCATTTGGGTGATGAAGGAATATGGAGTCAAGAAATCGTGGTTTAAGCAGTTTGTTATCAACAAGCATCCTATTGATCTGGTTGGTCAATACTATGAAGTTGTTCGGATTCTAAAAGTTTTCATGGATGGAGAGATTTTGCTGATGTGGAGGGATGATCTGTTGATTTCATTTAACTCTAAGACTAATTCTTTGCAACGTATTGACATGAACAGATTCATATGTGCACCCAATGAAAGTGATGAAGAGCGCTTTCCTTGCATTGAAGCAGTCAATTATGCTTCGAGCTTTCTTTCCTTGAGGAGATTTGAAGTGGAGATGGTCGAAAACACTTTTTAA